From Nerophis lumbriciformis linkage group LG13, RoL_Nlum_v2.1, whole genome shotgun sequence, one genomic window encodes:
- the vgll3 gene encoding transcription cofactor vestigial-like protein 3 isoform X2, producing MSCLDVMYHQSYGAHLLPADAYTSTSSYYNQQPQRRLSAHTKMQTCSSQQQAGGRGILARDQGLRLGLGAESGCVSIPDLDLKDGPQPAEAEYLNSRCILFTYFQGDIGDVVDEHFSRALSQSAGLTRETKPFRTSPPSASSTTNTWKDGESLPESQNCSVWNNTYPSHSTTCLHPEFSSSPISLNHTDGGLWAGHVLSNASFQPLATLADSWTYSLNPQSPSGYPNVHEVYHPHPHSHIHTRHRHHHHPMFQSYPSHSATLDSRFSPLLLPGVRNHNQPSASAGSSPHSEGAKTEMEAGSTSPVTASSVSWTPSPIHGSLELFEAAHDPTKAKSSVWF from the exons ATGAGCTGCCTGGATGTCATGTACCACCAAAGCTATGGAGCACACCTCCTGCCCGCAGACGCCTACACCTCCACCTCCAGCTACTACAACCAGCAGCCACAG AGGAGGCTGAGCGCTCACACCAAGATGCAAACCTGCTCGAGCCAGCAGCaagctggaggacgaggaatactaGCCAGAGACCAGGGCCTTCGGCTTGGTCTCGGGGCCGAATCTGGATGTGTGTCAATACCTGACTTGGATCTGAAAGACGGACCTCAACCGGCAGAAGCAGAGTACCTCAACTCCCGGTGTATTTTGTTTACGTACTTCCAAGGAGACATCGGCGATGTGGTGGATGAACACTTCTCTCGGGCCCTCAGTCAGTCAGCTGGACTTACCAGAGAGACGAAGCCGTTTCGTACGAGTCCGCCGTCTGCTTCGAGCACAACAAACACATGGAAAG ATGGCGAGTCCCTTCCGGAGAGTCAAAACTGCTCGGTCTGGAACAACACCTATCCATCCCATTCCACCACCTGCCTCCACCCAGAATTCTCATCCAGTCCCATTTCCCTTAACCACACCGATGGAGGTCTTTGGGCTGGCCATGTGCTCTCCAATGCCAGCTTCCAACCGCTGGCGACCCTCGCTGACAGCTGGACCTACAGCCTGAACCCCCAAAGCCCGAGCGGCTACCCCAACGTCCATGAGGTCTACCACCCTCACCCCCATTCCCACATCCACACTCGGCAccgccaccaccaccaccccatGTTCCAGTCATACCCAAGCCACAGCGCGACGTTAGATTCCAGGTTCAGTCCTCTTCTTCTGCCTGGTGTGAGGAATCACAACCAGCCCTCAGCCAGTGCGGGAAGTTCCCCGCACAGCGAGGGCGCAAAGACAGAAATGGAGGCCGGTAGTACAAGCCCGGTCACGGCTTCATCGGTCTCCTGGACCCCCTCACCCATCCACGGATCCTTGGAGTTGTTTGAAGCAG CTCATGACCCAACCAAAGCAAAGTCCTCCGTTTGGTTCTAA
- the vgll3 gene encoding transcription cofactor vestigial-like protein 3 isoform X1 — translation MQTCSSQQQAGGRGILARDQGLRLGLGAESGCVSIPDLDLKDGPQPAEAEYLNSRCILFTYFQGDIGDVVDEHFSRALSQSAGLTRETKPFRTSPPSASSTTNTWKDGESLPESQNCSVWNNTYPSHSTTCLHPEFSSSPISLNHTDGGLWAGHVLSNASFQPLATLADSWTYSLNPQSPSGYPNVHEVYHPHPHSHIHTRHRHHHHPMFQSYPSHSATLDSRFSPLLLPGVRNHNQPSASAGSSPHSEGAKTEMEAGSTSPVTASSVSWTPSPIHGSLELFEAAHDPTKAKSSVWF, via the exons ATGCAAACCTGCTCGAGCCAGCAGCaagctggaggacgaggaatactaGCCAGAGACCAGGGCCTTCGGCTTGGTCTCGGGGCCGAATCTGGATGTGTGTCAATACCTGACTTGGATCTGAAAGACGGACCTCAACCGGCAGAAGCAGAGTACCTCAACTCCCGGTGTATTTTGTTTACGTACTTCCAAGGAGACATCGGCGATGTGGTGGATGAACACTTCTCTCGGGCCCTCAGTCAGTCAGCTGGACTTACCAGAGAGACGAAGCCGTTTCGTACGAGTCCGCCGTCTGCTTCGAGCACAACAAACACATGGAAAG ATGGCGAGTCCCTTCCGGAGAGTCAAAACTGCTCGGTCTGGAACAACACCTATCCATCCCATTCCACCACCTGCCTCCACCCAGAATTCTCATCCAGTCCCATTTCCCTTAACCACACCGATGGAGGTCTTTGGGCTGGCCATGTGCTCTCCAATGCCAGCTTCCAACCGCTGGCGACCCTCGCTGACAGCTGGACCTACAGCCTGAACCCCCAAAGCCCGAGCGGCTACCCCAACGTCCATGAGGTCTACCACCCTCACCCCCATTCCCACATCCACACTCGGCAccgccaccaccaccaccccatGTTCCAGTCATACCCAAGCCACAGCGCGACGTTAGATTCCAGGTTCAGTCCTCTTCTTCTGCCTGGTGTGAGGAATCACAACCAGCCCTCAGCCAGTGCGGGAAGTTCCCCGCACAGCGAGGGCGCAAAGACAGAAATGGAGGCCGGTAGTACAAGCCCGGTCACGGCTTCATCGGTCTCCTGGACCCCCTCACCCATCCACGGATCCTTGGAGTTGTTTGAAGCAG CTCATGACCCAACCAAAGCAAAGTCCTCCGTTTGGTTCTAA